The genome window CTTCTCCTCTGAGAAGTTCATAGGCTTTACCTGTTCTTGTCATTGTATGCCATTGTTTTTTTGTTCTTCCAGTTGTAAGTATATAGCTATAGGGATATTCTACTTTGTCTCCTGGCTCTTCAAAGATTGCTGCATTAAATTTTGCTTTTCCGGAAGGAGTTGGGAATTTTTTATCCTTATATAGCCATTTTCCTCCCCATTGTTTTGGAAGATGTTCATATTCCCAATTAGATATGTCACAAAGTCTTCCTTTTGTTGTCTTTTTATATTCATCAAAGATTTCTCTACTGTTTTTGTAAGAAAACCAATCTTTCCATCCTATTTTTTCCGCAACTTCACAAAATATTTGCCAGTCGTGTTTAGCGTTCTCAGGAGGGGATTTAAAAGGAGTATTATGGGTTATTGTTCTATCTGAAGATGTCATTACACCTTCCTTTTCACCCCATTGGGAAGTAGGAAGTATAAGGTTTGCATAATCTGTTGTGTCAGTTAAATATGCATCCTGAACAACAACAAAGGTTTTTTCAAGAGCTTTCCAGAATTTATTTAAGTTGGGCATTGTAACAGCAGGATTAGTGCAAACAATCCATAAAAGTTTTATATTTCCATCTATCATTTTATCTATAGCTTCAACTATGGTTATTCCTGGTTTATCTTTTATACTTCCTTTTGGTATGTTCCAAAACTTTTCCATAAACTCTCTATCTTCTGGGTTTCTCACATCTCGGTATCCTGGAAGTCCATTTACCAGATAACCAACTTCTCTTCCTCCCATCGCATTAGGCTGACCTGTAAGAGAAAAAGGGCAACCCTTTTCATTTATTCTTCCTGTGGCAAGGTGAAGATTTATTAGAGCTATATTTTTCATAGTTCCGTTTACGGATTGATTTAATCCCATAGTCCAGAATGAAATAAGCTTTTTGCTATGTCCAAAAAGTTCAGCCAGTTTGTATATGTATTTTTCATCTATATCACATATTTTTGCTGCAATTTCAGGAGGATATTTTTTTGCTTCTTTGAGGGCTTCATCAAAGTGTTCAGTGTAATTTAGAACAAATTCATAATCTATCCATTTATATTTGGATAAAAGATTTAATACACTGTTAAATAGAACCGTATCAGTGCCAGGTTTAATGGGTATCCATATATCTGATTTTTCTGCTGTTTCTGTTTTTACAGGGTCAATGGTAACTATTACGGTATCCGGATGTTCCCTCTTTCTTTTTAATACTCTTTTAAACAGAACAGGATGAGCCCATGCAGCATTTGAACCTGCAAATATAAAAACATCTGCATCATCTATATCCTCATAGCTTCCTGGAGGTCCATCTGAGCCAAATGCCATTTTGTACCCCATAACTGCAGATGCCATACATAACCTTGAATTTGCATCTATATTGTTGGTTCGGACAAATCCCTTTACAAATTTGTTTATTACATAACTGTCTTCTGTGGTCAGCTGTCCAGAGATATAAAAATAGTTCTCATCAGGTTTGTTTTCTTTTAGCTTCTGTGCAATTATTTTTATGGCTTCTTCCCATGTTATTTCCCTGAATTTATCCCTTTTGTTTTCCCTGTATAAAGGTGCAGGAACACGCCCAATATCCATAACTTTTGGAAGAGGAATTGGTTTGAGGCATAAATCTCCTTTTGTGGCAGGATGGTCTTTGTCTCCTTTTATTTTTATCCTGCCTTTTTTATCCTCAAATATCTCAAGTCCACAACCTACACCACAGTATGGACACTGAGCTGTTATTTTTTCCATGGCTCTCACCTTTTAATCTTCAATCGGTTTATTTATTTCTTTACCGTAAAATTTCCATAAAACAGCTGAGATTATAATTGCGAAAACGGCCAGAGCAATATAAACAGTAAAACCTTTGGAATACCCCACAACCCCGTAATTCTGGACGAACAAACCAAGTATAGGAGGAACTACAAACCCCCCGAAAGCACCCAGTCCACCTACCCATCCGGCAGCTCCACCTGTGGCATGGGGGACATATTTAGGAACCAGTTTAAATACTGCACCGTTTGCAATTCCCATTCCTGCTCCCATCAGAATTTCGCCT of Persephonella sp. IF05-L8 contains these proteins:
- a CDS encoding molybdopterin-dependent oxidoreductase — translated: MEKITAQCPYCGVGCGLEIFEDKKGRIKIKGDKDHPATKGDLCLKPIPLPKVMDIGRVPAPLYRENKRDKFREITWEEAIKIIAQKLKENKPDENYFYISGQLTTEDSYVINKFVKGFVRTNNIDANSRLCMASAVMGYKMAFGSDGPPGSYEDIDDADVFIFAGSNAAWAHPVLFKRVLKRKREHPDTVIVTIDPVKTETAEKSDIWIPIKPGTDTVLFNSVLNLLSKYKWIDYEFVLNYTEHFDEALKEAKKYPPEIAAKICDIDEKYIYKLAELFGHSKKLISFWTMGLNQSVNGTMKNIALINLHLATGRINEKGCPFSLTGQPNAMGGREVGYLVNGLPGYRDVRNPEDREFMEKFWNIPKGSIKDKPGITIVEAIDKMIDGNIKLLWIVCTNPAVTMPNLNKFWKALEKTFVVVQDAYLTDTTDYANLILPTSQWGEKEGVMTSSDRTITHNTPFKSPPENAKHDWQIFCEVAEKIGWKDWFSYKNSREIFDEYKKTTKGRLCDISNWEYEHLPKQWGGKWLYKDKKFPTPSGKAKFNAAIFEEPGDKVEYPYSYILTTGRTKKQWHTMTRTGKAYELLRGEEEPFLLLNENDAYELGVIDGDYIHIQSKRGKAYLKVKIGDIKPGVIFAPFGYGSVYHFPVNIVVSDAIDPISKEPDLKFSAIYVKAKSRKITKLSEESIHIVQQSYPKIRYRLDDVFFRLYEYLFKKHPEFKELFDKNMKELAKQQARLFSLYIENIENIDVIQDEINKVVEKHIEKKVQPKHYKYFGEAFVRALREICPVSYIEKEAWKEVYDFLADYISTKEMKIYEKKLNQ